The Kribbella shirazensis genomic interval TTGTTGTCGGGCTGCGGGCGCCAGAACCCGGTCTCGACCGCGAGCGGCCGCTGCTTCGTACCGTCCTCGCCGACGACGAACGTCTGGCTGACGTAGTGCAGGTACGGCTTGCCGTTGTGCGTGAAGTCGATCTGCTGCCCGAACTCGAACTTCTCGATCGTCGGGTAGTCGCCGTGCCCGCGGCCCTCCCAGCGACCGAGCAGCCACGCGAGCGGCATCAGGTCGGGGTGCAGGTCCTGCGGGATCTCGAACGCCATGGGGTCACTCAGTTCGTGCCGCGGCCGCGGTACAGCCGGTAGACGACGAACGCCGAGAACCAGCCCATGAACACACAGACCAGGACCAGCAGCGTGGTGAAGACGACGTGCAGCACGTTGGTCAGTCTAGAGGATGCGTACGGCGGCCTTCGGCTACGGTGGCGTGATGTCCCGCACGCTGGTGATCAAACTGACCGCAGGCGCCGAAGAGCCCGAGCGCGCCAACCAGGCCTTCACCGTCGCCGCCACCGCCGTCGCCGCCGGCGCTGACGTCTCCCTCTGGCTGACCGGGGAGGCGGTCTGGTTCGCCGTCCCCGGCCGGGCCGAGACCTTCGAACTCCCCCACGCCGCACCGCTGAGCGACCTCCTCACCGCGGTGCTCGAAGGCGGCCAACTGACCGTCTGCACCCAGTGCGCGAAGCGCCGCAACCTCACCGAATCGGACCTCCTCCCCGGCATCCGGGTTGCCGGCGCCCCCGCCTTCACCGAGGAAATCCTCACCGACAACGCCCAGGCGATCGTCTACTAGCGCGCATCCGCGTGCGGGCGCCAGCAGACAAGCCAGCGCCCGAGTCCCACCGCGCGCGGCGGCCGGCGAGAGAGGCTTGTGCGGTGGCCGACGGGTGGCCTTGGGCGGGGTTTGGCCGGTCAGCGCATGTTGTGAGGGCTGACCGGCCGTTGCGCTTGGCGGGTGTGGATGGCTCGGTCAGCGGCGGGTGAGGCCACCGTCGTCGTTGCGGCCTCGGTCGCGGTCGGCTGTGCGGTCGCGGGCCAGCTGACCTGCGGTGCCCGGGCGTTCGCTGGTCGCCGCGTTCTCCTGGTAGTTGGGCGCGTCTGCGGCGGGTCCAACGCCGGACTGCGTCGTTCTGTTCAGGTCGGCCTTCTCCTGGGGTGGGAGGTCCTGGCCGGGGGTGCGGTTCTGGTTCGCTGCGCGCGCCTCGTTGAGGACCGGCTCCTCGATGGGAGGCTCCTGCGGACGCCGCTGGCTCTGCCGGCCCTGGCCGTCCGTGCCCTGTCTGCCCTGGGCCTGACCGTCCTGTCCGTCCTGGCCGAGGTCCGCCGTCTCGTTCACCGCCGTCTGGGAAGCCTGGGCGATCTTCTGCGTATCGGGCCCCTTCGGCTGCGCGACCTGGCCGACATCCTGCCCACCCGCCTGCATCCCCTGCCCCGCCTGCTGCCCATCCACCTGCTGCGTGTCGACCTGCTGCGGGTCCACCTGCGGAGCCTCGACCTGCTGAGCGTCGACCTGCTGAGCGTCGACCTGCTGGGTGCTTACCTGCTGCGGGTCCACCTGCTGCGGGTCTACCTGCTGGGTGTCCAGCTGCGGGGTCTCGGTTTGCTGGGGGTCTTGGCCGGTCTCGGCCTGGTCCAGGTCGGTGGTGTCCTGGTCTAGGGCCTCGGTGTCGCGGTCGGAGACGTAGGGGTTGACGTCGTCCTGTGACAGGTCCTCGGTGGCGCGCCCCTCGTCGGCTACGTACGGGTTGACGCCGTCGTTCTGGGCGTCGAGGTCGGTCTGCTGTCCGTCCGTGGCCAGCTCCGAGTCGCCGAACTCGTTGTCCGCGTCAAGGTCCGAGTCGAGGTCCGAGTCCAGCTGTGGCTCCTGGGACTCGTTGGCCTGCTCGAATCTGGGGTTGTCCGTCACGTACGGGCTGGGGGCCTCCTGCGAAGGATCGGCCAGCGCGTTGTCGACCTCCGAGTCCAGCTGCGGGTCCTGGCTGTCGAGGGCCGGGTCCTGCGCGCGGTCCGCCTCGTCGGTGACGTACGGGCTCGGCTGCTGCTCGTTGTCGGCCTCGGCCTGCGGCTGGTTGTCGGCCCCGTTCGCGGGGTCCTGCTGCTCGCCGGTCCCGTCGCGGTCCTGCTCAGCCTGCTCGGACTGCTCGGACTGCTGATCCCGCTGATCCTGCTCGGCCTGCTCGCGCTGCCGATCGTCCAGCTCGTCGTCGAGCGCTTCCGCCGCGACCGCACCGCCGGCCGCCACCCCCGCGGCAGTCGCCGGATCGATCCCATCCTCGCGTTGCTGCTGCTGGCGGTCCGGATCCTCGCGCTTGCGGCGTTCCTCGTCCGCCTGCGCCCGATCCGCCGCACGCCGCTGGGCCGCGTCGTCCACGCCGTCGCCGTCGCGGTCGTTGGCGTTGTCGTTCTGCTGGTCGTTCTCGTCCCGGCGCTCGGTCGAGTCGTCGCGGCGGTCCCGGTCGAGGTCGGTTCGATTCTGGTAATCGTCGGGGATGCCGTCCCGGTCGAGGTCGTTGTTCCGTTCCTGGTCCTGCTGGCGCCTCAGCTCCTCGTTCCGCTCCTCGAGGGCCCGGTTCTGGTTCTCGAGATCGGCGTTCGCGGCAGCCAGCTCGGCCACACGCTCCATGTCCCGGGTTCGGTTGGGCCCGTCGGTCCGCCGCATCAGCCGATCGGCCTCGGGGTCCCACCTCCCGCGGGACACCGAGTCCTCGAGCGAGACGCGCTTTCGCTGGAAGCGACTGAGCAGATTCTGGGCCAGCCGGCTTCCCTGACGCACTACCTGACGAACGCGCTGATACGCGGCGAGCAGATACTGGAAGAGTTCGTCTGTAGCCTCGTCGCCTGTAGTCGACATCACGCCACCTCGTTCGCATAGACGGAGTACCCGAAGCCGGCGGCGGTTTCGCCGGGTGCCGGCTGAGACGCGTACAGGTGGAACTCGGCTCCGGGCCGCAGCCAGACCGCGAGATGCCGGCGACGGCCCCGCCACTCCAGCGGCACCCGCGGGTCGTCCCCGGGGCCGACGTACACGGGCGGACCCCAGTGCCGCCGGGCGAGCTCGAGCTGGCCGGGCCAGTACGTGTCGAGCCCTTCCTCGGCCTGCGGCAGCTCCGACGGACCGATCTCGTACGCCGACCAGCCGCTGCGCGGGCTCTCGGGCAGGACGGCGTCCGGCAGCACGAGCATCACCGTCTCGCGCTGGGTCACCAGACCCCAGGTGTACCGATCGGGATCGATGTTGCCCGGCGCCCACGGGCGCCAGCCGGTGGCGGCGGTGACGCGATTGACCAGGGCGCGGATCGCATCCATCCCGGTCTCCGGCGGGCCCCAGACGGGCCGCCAGTCGACGACCTCGGCCAGATCCGCCATTGCGCGTTCGTCATCGTCGAACGACCGCTCCTGCGTCTTCACTCCGCCACTCCTTCCGTCAAGTTCGCCCAGAGTATGCCCCGACCGGTACCACCAGCAGCCGTACAGACGCAGACCTGTGGATAACTGGTTCCGGGTACGCCGTTCGCGAGCAGTAACCGCACAACGGCGTCCACCAGCCGCCGGCGGGGTTGTAGTAGAACCATGAAGCTCCCGGCACCTCCGACGGAGAAGTC includes:
- a CDS encoding FABP family protein, with translation MAFEIPQDLHPDLMPLAWLLGRWEGRGHGDYPTIEKFEFGQQIDFTHNGKPYLHYVSQTFVVGEDGTKQRPLAVETGFWRPQPDNKVELILAHPTGIAEIWYGDIDGAKIELRTDVVARTVTAKEVTAGHRLYGLVNGELLWAYDMAAEGQALQPHLWATLVRAN
- a CDS encoding DsrE family protein, which encodes MSRTLVIKLTAGAEEPERANQAFTVAATAVAAGADVSLWLTGEAVWFAVPGRAETFELPHAAPLSDLLTAVLEGGQLTVCTQCAKRRNLTESDLLPGIRVAGAPAFTEEILTDNAQAIVY